Proteins from a single region of Nitrosarchaeum sp.:
- a CDS encoding NADPH-dependent FMN reductase, whose translation MIPKILAFAGSTRTDSFNKKLVKIAAAGAKEAGADVTIIDLRDYPMPLYDEDLEKKEGLPSNTRKLKELMLSHHGFLISSPEYNSSISGVLKNTIDWTSRQGDDESPMSCFKDKVAGIMSASPGGLGGLRGLVHVRAILENMGVLVIPTQVAISKAHEAFNLDGTMKDQKQEQQVKKIGANLSQMLMKLNN comes from the coding sequence ATGATTCCAAAAATACTTGCATTTGCAGGTAGCACTAGAACGGATTCATTTAACAAAAAGCTAGTCAAAATAGCAGCTGCTGGAGCAAAAGAAGCAGGTGCAGATGTAACAATAATTGATCTTCGTGATTACCCGATGCCACTTTATGACGAAGATTTAGAAAAAAAAGAAGGATTACCATCTAACACACGTAAACTAAAAGAATTGATGTTGTCTCATCATGGATTTCTAATATCCTCTCCAGAGTATAACAGTTCAATTTCTGGTGTTCTCAAAAACACAATTGATTGGACATCAAGACAAGGCGATGATGAATCACCAATGTCTTGTTTTAAAGATAAAGTGGCTGGAATAATGAGTGCATCACCTGGTGGATTGGGAGGATTGCGAGGATTAGTTCATGTTCGTGCAATTCTTGAAAATATGGGCGTACTTGTAATTCCAACTCAAGTAGCAATATCAAAAGCTCACGAAGCTTTCAATTTGGATGGAACTATGAAAGATCAAAAACAAGAACAGCAAGTAAAAAAGATCGGTGCTAATCTATCTCAAATGTTAATGAAATTAAATAATTAA